The Vidua chalybeata isolate OUT-0048 chromosome 21, bVidCha1 merged haplotype, whole genome shotgun sequence genome contains a region encoding:
- the SPACA9 gene encoding sperm acrosome-associated protein 9 isoform X3, with the protein MNEVVETLRKIEEKYKLFQQQQFTFIRALERSREEAHDLIRPVSSIVQVQCYKDHHCYNSTDRRILNMFISICNDLRCLCHRMETVHPGDSVTNGLLEKCKVLLNDSNDLSALRATYPHGVVNYLSLEEARHRYGGVVSVLPIVIDSMREWITHSKRHVLYIEKDFQKFLAANQRPQQKAPWRPPGKHPY; encoded by the exons ATGAATGAGGTGGTGGAGACCCTGAGAAAGATCGAGGAGAAATACAagctcttccagcagcagcagttcacGTTTATCAGAGCTCTGGAGCGCAGCCGGGAGGAAGCCCACGATTTAATCAGACCTGTGTCATCCATTGTCCAG GTGCAGTGCTACAAGGACCACCACTGCTACAACTCCACGGACAGGCGCATCCTCAACATGTTCATCTCCATCTGCAACGACCTCCgctgcctgtgccacaggaTGGAAACGGTGCATCCTGGGGACAGCGTCACCAACGGCCTTTTGGAGAAGTGCAAAGTGCTCCTTAACGACAGCAACGACCTCAGTGCCCTTCGAGCCAC CTACCCCCACGGTGTTGTGAACTACCTGAGCTTGGAAGAAGCAAGGCATCGCTATGGAGGGGTGGTGAGCGTCCTCCCCATCGTTATAGACAGCATGAGGGAATGGATCACCCACTCCAAGAGGCACGTGCTGTATATT GAAAAAGATTTCCAGAAATTCCTGGCTGCAAATCAACGTCCACAACAAAAAGCTCCCTGGAGGCCACCAGGCAAACACCCCTATTAA
- the SPACA9 gene encoding sperm acrosome-associated protein 9 isoform X1 encodes MNEVVETLRKIEEKYKLFQQQQFTFIRALERSREEAHDLIRPVSSIVQVQCYKDHHCYNSTDRRILNMFISICNDLRCLCHRMETVHPGDSVTNGLLEKCKVLLNDSNDLSALRATYPHGVVNYLSLEEARHRYGGVVSVLPIVIDSMREWITHSKRHVLYIVSRQCATCKKEIPPSQTAPAAQTSNSNKNTVQLQEKDFQKFLAANQRPQQKAPWRPPGKHPY; translated from the exons ATGAATGAGGTGGTGGAGACCCTGAGAAAGATCGAGGAGAAATACAagctcttccagcagcagcagttcacGTTTATCAGAGCTCTGGAGCGCAGCCGGGAGGAAGCCCACGATTTAATCAGACCTGTGTCATCCATTGTCCAG GTGCAGTGCTACAAGGACCACCACTGCTACAACTCCACGGACAGGCGCATCCTCAACATGTTCATCTCCATCTGCAACGACCTCCgctgcctgtgccacaggaTGGAAACGGTGCATCCTGGGGACAGCGTCACCAACGGCCTTTTGGAGAAGTGCAAAGTGCTCCTTAACGACAGCAACGACCTCAGTGCCCTTCGAGCCAC CTACCCCCACGGTGTTGTGAACTACCTGAGCTTGGAAGAAGCAAGGCATCGCTATGGAGGGGTGGTGAGCGTCCTCCCCATCGTTATAGACAGCATGAGGGAATGGATCACCCACTCCAAGAGGCACGTGCTGTATATTGTGAGTCGTCAGTGTGCCACATGCAAGAAGGAGATACCCCCTTCCCaaacagcacctgcagctcagACCTCCAACAGTAACAAAAATACTGTACAATTGCAGGAAAAAGATTTCCAGAAATTCCTGGCTGCAAATCAACGTCCACAACAAAAAGCTCCCTGGAGGCCACCAGGCAAACACCCCTATTAA
- the SPACA9 gene encoding sperm acrosome-associated protein 9 isoform X2 — protein MNEVVETLRKIEEKYKLFQQQQFTFIRALERSREEAHDLIRPVSSIVQVQCYKDHHCYNSTDRRILNMFISICNDLRCLCHRMETVHPGDSVTNGLLEKCKVLLNDSNDLSALRATYPHGVVNYLSLEEARHRYGGVVSVLPIVIDSMREWITHSKRKKISRNSWLQINVHNKKLPGGHQANTPIKGSKLQHHLLTTFKHLLIKHSAMNTRDPC, from the exons ATGAATGAGGTGGTGGAGACCCTGAGAAAGATCGAGGAGAAATACAagctcttccagcagcagcagttcacGTTTATCAGAGCTCTGGAGCGCAGCCGGGAGGAAGCCCACGATTTAATCAGACCTGTGTCATCCATTGTCCAG GTGCAGTGCTACAAGGACCACCACTGCTACAACTCCACGGACAGGCGCATCCTCAACATGTTCATCTCCATCTGCAACGACCTCCgctgcctgtgccacaggaTGGAAACGGTGCATCCTGGGGACAGCGTCACCAACGGCCTTTTGGAGAAGTGCAAAGTGCTCCTTAACGACAGCAACGACCTCAGTGCCCTTCGAGCCAC CTACCCCCACGGTGTTGTGAACTACCTGAGCTTGGAAGAAGCAAGGCATCGCTATGGAGGGGTGGTGAGCGTCCTCCCCATCGTTATAGACAGCATGAGGGAATGGATCACCCACTCCAAGAG GAAAAAGATTTCCAGAAATTCCTGGCTGCAAATCAACGTCCACAACAAAAAGCTCCCTGGAGGCCACCAGGCAAACACCCCTATTAAAGGATCAAAGCTCCAGCATCATCTGCTCACCACCTTTAAGCACCTGCTGATTAAACACAGTGCAATGAACACTAGAGATCCATGCTGA